The Bacteroides acidifaciens genome includes a region encoding these proteins:
- a CDS encoding phosphotransferase enzyme family protein gives MKDLSSIVAKFKVQGTVEEIKPLGAGLINDTYKVNTKESDAPDYVLQRINHAIFQNVEMLQSNIAAVTGHIRQKLTEAGESDIDRKVLSFVETEEGKTYWFDGENYWRVMVFIPRAKTYETVNPEYSNYAGEAFGNFQAMLADIPETLGETIPDFHNMEFRLKQLRDAVAANAAGRVAEVQYFLDEIEKRADEMCKAERLYREGKLPKRVCHCDTKVNNMMFDEDGKVLCVIDLDTVMPSFIFSDYGDFLRTGANTGDEDDKDLDRVNFNMEIFKAFTKGYLKGAKSFLTPLEIENLPYAAALFPYMQCVRFLADYINGDTYYKIKYPEHNLVRTKAQFKLLQSVEAHTPEMVAFINECLKN, from the coding sequence ATGAAAGATTTATCTAGCATTGTAGCTAAATTCAAAGTCCAAGGCACGGTAGAGGAAATCAAACCATTAGGAGCAGGACTTATCAATGACACATACAAAGTAAACACAAAAGAATCAGATGCTCCCGACTACGTTTTGCAACGCATCAACCATGCTATCTTCCAGAATGTAGAAATGCTTCAATCCAATATTGCTGCTGTCACCGGACATATCCGTCAGAAATTGACAGAAGCGGGAGAGTCGGATATTGACCGTAAAGTCTTGTCTTTCGTTGAAACAGAAGAAGGTAAGACTTATTGGTTTGACGGTGAAAACTACTGGCGTGTTATGGTATTCATCCCACGTGCCAAGACTTATGAAACCGTAAATCCCGAATATTCAAACTATGCCGGAGAAGCTTTCGGTAACTTCCAGGCTATGCTGGCAGATATACCTGAGACTTTGGGTGAGACTATCCCCGACTTCCACAATATGGAATTCCGTTTGAAACAACTGCGTGATGCCGTTGCTGCCAATGCTGCCGGACGAGTGGCTGAAGTGCAATATTTCCTGGACGAAATAGAAAAACGTGCAGACGAAATGTGCAAAGCTGAACGCTTATACCGCGAAGGGAAACTGCCCAAACGAGTATGCCATTGTGATACAAAAGTGAATAATATGATGTTCGATGAAGATGGCAAGGTGCTGTGTGTCATCGACCTGGATACGGTTATGCCTAGCTTTATATTCTCAGATTACGGTGACTTCCTTCGTACGGGAGCCAACACCGGTGATGAAGATGATAAAGACCTTGACCGCGTAAACTTCAATATGGAAATATTCAAAGCATTTACCAAAGGCTATCTGAAAGGCGCCAAGTCATTCCTGACACCGCTCGAGATAGAAAATCTTCCTTATGCTGCGGCTTTATTCCCATATATGCAATGCGTACGCTTCCTTGCCGATTATATCAACGGAGATACTTACTACAAGATTAAATATCCGGAACATAATCTGGTTCGCACCAAGGCACAGTTCAAACTACTTCAAAGCGTAGAAGCACACACACCGGAGATGGTGGCATTTATCAATGAATGCTTAAAGAACTAA